ACCATTAGGAAGTGTTATCGGAATTGTATTCGGTTTGTGGTTAGTGTATGCAGTAGGATTTTCATTCGTCAGCGCGATGTAAAAATATTTTCTTGAAAAAATTTTATTCAATGGAATTTTCAAACAAAACATTCATCATCACCGGTGCATCGAGCGGTATTGGAAAAGCAACTGCATTGCAAGCATTACACTGCAATGCAAACGTTTCTGTTGTTTCGCGAAGAGAAAAAGAACTGCGTGAAATATTTTCTCCGTTTCAGAATTCTGAAATTATCTCTGCGGATATTACGAGCGAAAGCAATAGAAAATTTATTATTGAAAAAACGTTGCATCGGTTTGGAGAAATTGATGTACTCGTCAATGCCGCAGGAATTATCGGAATGGGTTCTGTAGAAAATACTTCGCTTGACGATTGGGATAGAATGTTGGATACGAATTTGCGTTCTATTTTTCGACTCACGCAACTCGCTCTCCCCTCACTTATTGAACGAAAAGGAAATATCGTGAGCGTTTCGAGCGTAACAGGAATTCGCGCATTCCCGAATGTGCTTGCATATTGTATTAGTAAAGCGGGTGTTGACCAATTCACACGTTGTGTTGCGTTGGAACTTGCGCCAAAAGGTGTACGAGTAAACGCAATCAATCCAGGTGTTGTCGTAACAAATTTGCACAAATCCAGCGGAATGAATGACGAGAAGTATCAACAATTTCTCGAACACAGTAAATCCACTCATCCTCTCGGTAGAGTCGGCACTCCGGAAGAAATCGCAGAACTTATTCTCTTCCTCGCTTCAGAAAATGCCGGATGGATTACAGGAGAAACTATTGCAATTGACGGAGGTCGCGCGCAAACATGTGCAAGATAATTGAGAGAAACACCTTATGGTATTTACATCAAGCAAACGCACGAATTATTTTTTACTTACGTATTCGTGTTTCAATTCTGTAATAACGGTTTCGTAGAGATTAAGTTTTTATCTTTTGAACTCAATGCAGAATAATTCAAAAATTGAAATTCTACTAAATCGGTTTCTCTCACTGTTCCATAATCACCTGTCGTTCCTTCATTATGTGTGAGTACTTGAATGATGTTAAATATTCTATTGTAAAACATACAAAGAACTTTTGCTTGTTCTTTCTGAATATTGGGAACAATGTAATTTTTTTGTATAGATGAGAACAATAAAATTGTTTGTGTTGGAGACATTGTTTGTAATTCACCTAATCGTTTCAATTGCCATCCTCATTCTATTCACACTTTCATCTCTTCCAAGAATAAAAAGTATATCATACAAACCTGGACCTGCGCTTACACCTGAAATTGCAAGCCGCGTTCCATGAATCAATTTCCCATTTCCGATTTGTAATTGTTGCGCCGTTTTGTGTAATGCAGTTTCGTAATCTTCTTTTTTTGGATGAACGAGTTTGGAAAATTCTTCTGTAAGGAGTTTCATTTGCGATGGAGTTTCTTCTTTCCAATTTTTCTTTACTGAATTTTCTTCGTATTGCGTTGGAGATTCAAA
This DNA window, taken from Ignavibacteria bacterium, encodes the following:
- a CDS encoding SDR family oxidoreductase; its protein translation is MEFSNKTFIITGASSGIGKATALQALHCNANVSVVSRREKELREIFSPFQNSEIISADITSESNRKFIIEKTLHRFGEIDVLVNAAGIIGMGSVENTSLDDWDRMLDTNLRSIFRLTQLALPSLIERKGNIVSVSSVTGIRAFPNVLAYCISKAGVDQFTRCVALELAPKGVRVNAINPGVVVTNLHKSSGMNDEKYQQFLEHSKSTHPLGRVGTPEEIAELILFLASENAGWITGETIAIDGGRAQTCAR